A single region of the Oleispira antarctica RB-8 genome encodes:
- the gidA gene encoding Glucose-inhibited division protein A, putative, with translation MDYPVRYDVIVVGGGHAGTEAALASARMGAKTLLLTHNTDTIGVMSCNPAIGGIGKSHLVKEIDALDGAMARATDKGGIQFRTLNARKGPAVRATRAQADRQLYRGAIRDIVENQDNLDIFQASCDDLIMQGEKAAGVITNTNVRIHATTVVLTTGTFLGGTIHIGMENHKGGRAGDPPSIALAQRLREMPFNVGRLKTGTPARIDARSVDFSVMQVQPGDLPLPVMSFMGNVNEHPEQVNCYITHTNERTHDIIRANLDRSPMYAGVIEGIGPRYCPSIEDKVMRFADKTSHQIFVEPEGLRTHELYPNGISTSLPFDVQLDLIHSMVGFEKAHITRPGYAIEYDYFNPQDLKHNLETKFVPNLFFAGQINGTTGYEEAGAQGLLAGANAALRAFEKEAWSPRRDEAYIGVLVDDLITMGTKEPYRMFTSRAEYRLILREDNADLRLTEIGRNIGLVGDERWAAFCEKRESIEKENQRLSSTWVQPNTPEGDAVNAMIESPLSREYSLKDLLKRPGLSYTDIAGLKGEVVTDPRVAEQVEIQAKYDGYITRQKDEIDQMRRYEATPLPENFDYTVIGGLSNEVIQKLDTMKPETLGSASRIQGVTPAAISQILVHMKKLKLARKSA, from the coding sequence GTGGATTATCCGGTTCGTTATGATGTAATTGTTGTTGGTGGTGGTCATGCGGGAACAGAGGCTGCGCTTGCGTCTGCTCGTATGGGGGCAAAAACTCTCTTGCTTACCCACAATACCGATACGATTGGCGTTATGTCCTGCAACCCTGCCATTGGTGGGATTGGTAAAAGCCATTTAGTGAAAGAAATTGATGCCCTAGACGGCGCAATGGCGCGTGCAACCGATAAAGGCGGAATTCAGTTCCGTACTTTAAATGCGCGTAAAGGCCCAGCCGTTCGTGCAACCCGTGCACAAGCCGACCGTCAGTTATACCGGGGTGCCATTCGCGACATCGTAGAAAACCAAGATAACCTTGATATATTCCAAGCGTCTTGCGACGACCTCATTATGCAAGGCGAAAAAGCCGCCGGTGTTATCACCAATACCAATGTGCGTATTCATGCGACTACGGTAGTGTTAACTACAGGTACTTTTTTAGGTGGCACTATTCATATTGGTATGGAAAACCACAAAGGTGGCCGTGCGGGAGACCCTCCTTCGATCGCCTTGGCTCAGCGTTTGCGTGAAATGCCGTTCAACGTTGGCCGTTTAAAAACCGGTACACCTGCACGAATCGATGCACGTTCTGTAGATTTCTCGGTAATGCAGGTTCAGCCAGGTGATTTACCGTTGCCGGTTATGTCTTTTATGGGCAACGTGAACGAACACCCTGAGCAAGTAAACTGCTACATCACGCATACCAATGAGCGTACACACGACATTATTCGCGCTAACCTAGATCGCTCGCCAATGTATGCCGGTGTCATCGAAGGCATTGGCCCACGGTATTGCCCATCGATCGAAGATAAGGTGATGCGTTTTGCTGATAAAACCAGCCATCAGATTTTTGTTGAACCAGAAGGCCTAAGAACTCACGAGTTGTACCCAAATGGTATCTCAACTAGCTTGCCGTTTGATGTACAGCTAGATCTTATCCACAGCATGGTAGGTTTTGAAAAAGCACACATCACCCGCCCGGGTTATGCGATTGAATACGATTATTTTAATCCGCAAGATTTAAAGCACAATTTAGAAACGAAGTTCGTTCCTAACTTGTTCTTCGCTGGTCAAATTAATGGTACTACGGGCTATGAAGAAGCGGGTGCCCAAGGTTTGTTAGCGGGAGCAAATGCCGCATTACGTGCGTTTGAGAAAGAAGCTTGGAGTCCTCGTCGTGATGAAGCTTACATCGGCGTATTAGTTGATGACTTGATCACCATGGGTACCAAAGAACCGTACCGTATGTTCACAAGTCGTGCGGAATATCGTTTGATTTTACGTGAAGATAACGCTGACTTACGTTTAACCGAAATTGGCCGAAATATAGGTCTTGTTGGTGATGAACGTTGGGCTGCTTTCTGTGAAAAGAGAGAATCCATTGAAAAAGAGAATCAGCGTTTATCAAGTACTTGGGTACAGCCGAATACGCCAGAAGGCGATGCGGTGAATGCGATGATCGAAAGTCCATTAAGCCGTGAATACAGCTTGAAGGATTTATTGAAGCGACCAGGTTTAAGTTATACCGATATTGCTGGGCTTAAAGGTGAAGTGGTCACCGATCCTCGAGTAGCCGAGCAGGTAGAAATTCAAGCTAAGTACGATGGTTATATTACTCGTCAGAAAGATGAAATTGATCAAATGCGTCGCTATGAGGCAACCCCTCTTCCAGAGAATTTTGATTACACGGTGATTGGTGGTTTGTCTAATGAAGTGATTCAGAAGCTAGATACCATGAAGCCAGAAACGTTAGGCAGCGCTTCTCGTATTCAAGGGGTAACACCTGCGGCAATTAGCCAGATTCTAGTGCATATGAAAAAGCTAAAACTTGCGCGTAAGAGTGCATAA
- the parA gene encoding Chromosome partitioning ATPase, producing MSKILVVANQKGGVGKTTTAVNLSASLAATKRKVLMVDLDPQGNATMGSGIDKHELEQSLYEVLTGKCLISEAIVTSESAGFDVLPTNANLTAAEVELMDLPQRETRLRSALEKVSANYDYIIIDCPPSLSMLTINAMVAAQGVLIPMQCEYYALEGLSALIQTIEKIKSNLNPELKIEGILRTMYDPRNSLTTDVSTQLITHFGDKVYSTVIPRNVRLAEAPSYGLPALAYDKNSRGAIAYLALAGEINRRTNSKNPAAKKITPAKTITKKVAS from the coding sequence ATGAGCAAAATTTTAGTCGTTGCCAATCAAAAAGGCGGAGTGGGTAAAACCACCACAGCAGTCAACTTATCTGCTTCACTTGCCGCTACTAAGCGAAAAGTTCTTATGGTTGATCTTGATCCGCAAGGCAATGCGACTATGGGCAGTGGTATTGATAAGCACGAACTTGAACAATCGCTCTACGAAGTTTTGACCGGTAAGTGCTTAATCAGTGAAGCGATCGTTACGTCTGAAAGTGCAGGTTTTGATGTATTGCCGACGAATGCTAATTTAACCGCGGCTGAAGTTGAACTAATGGATTTACCTCAACGTGAGACAAGATTGCGCTCGGCGTTAGAGAAAGTAAGTGCTAACTACGATTACATTATTATCGACTGCCCACCGTCATTAAGCATGCTAACAATCAATGCAATGGTTGCAGCGCAGGGTGTATTGATCCCTATGCAATGTGAGTATTATGCACTGGAAGGTTTGTCGGCTTTAATTCAGACCATCGAAAAAATTAAGTCGAATCTTAATCCAGAATTGAAGATCGAAGGCATCTTACGCACGATGTATGATCCACGTAATAGTTTAACAACAGATGTTTCAACGCAGTTGATTACGCATTTTGGTGATAAAGTTTATAGCACAGTGATCCCTCGTAATGTGCGATTAGCCGAAGCGCCTAGTTATGGTTTACCTGCTTTGGCTTATGATAAAAATTCACGTGGTGCGATAGCGTACCTTGCCTTAGCGGGTGAGATTAATCGTCGAACGAACAGTAAAAATCCTGCGGCTAAAAAAATAACGCCAGCTAAGACTATTACAAAAAAAGTAGCGAGCTAG
- the atpE2 gene encoding membrane-bound ATP synthase, F0 sector, subunit c: MDAGLVYIAAALMIGFGALGTAIGFGLLGGRLLEGTARQPELGPMLQGKMFLIAGLLDAVPMIGVGLGLFLMFTKA, from the coding sequence ATGGACGCAGGTCTAGTTTATATCGCAGCAGCCCTAATGATTGGTTTCGGTGCCCTTGGTACTGCTATCGGTTTTGGTTTACTTGGCGGACGCCTTCTTGAAGGAACAGCTCGTCAACCAGAGCTTGGTCCTATGCTACAAGGTAAAATGTTCCTAATCGCAGGTCTATTGGATGCAGTTCCAATGATCGGTGTTGGTCTTGGTTTGTTCTTAATGTTTACCAAAGCCTAA
- the atpF2 gene encoding ATP synthase B chain — translation MNINATLIGQIITFAIFVAFCMKFVWPHLIGAMAAREKKIADGLDAANRATRDLELAQQKAGDQLRESKEKAAEIIEQANKRANQIIDEAKDAAREEGSRLQAAAQAEIEQDVNRAKEGLRKQVSALAVAGASKILAKSVDEAAHSELLDQLANEL, via the coding sequence ATGAACATTAATGCAACTTTGATCGGCCAGATCATTACTTTCGCGATCTTCGTGGCGTTTTGCATGAAGTTTGTGTGGCCGCACCTTATCGGTGCTATGGCTGCTCGTGAAAAGAAAATTGCTGATGGCCTTGATGCCGCTAATCGCGCTACTCGTGACCTGGAACTTGCTCAACAAAAAGCAGGCGACCAGTTACGCGAAAGCAAAGAGAAAGCCGCAGAAATTATTGAGCAGGCTAACAAGCGCGCTAACCAGATTATCGATGAAGCGAAAGACGCTGCTCGTGAAGAAGGTTCTCGTTTGCAAGCTGCAGCTCAAGCTGAAATTGAGCAAGATGTGAATCGTGCTAAAGAAGGATTGCGTAAACAGGTTTCTGCTCTTGCAGTGGCTGGCGCATCTAAAATCTTGGCAAAATCAGTTGATGAAGCAGCTCATAGCGAATTGCTTGATCAGTTGGCTAACGAGCTTTAA
- the atpB2 gene encoding ATP synthase A chain → MATDATGYIKHHLTNLTYGELPAGYERVQADGSIVELTEATWTLAHGGQEAADMGFWAFHVDSLGWSAGLALLLMFIFGRAAKKASTDTPSGLQSFVELLLEFINNTVKEAFHGSSKLVAPLALTIFAWVFMMNAMDLIPVDVLPTIFGAFGVHFMKVVPSTDVNITLGMSITVFVLMIFYSIKIKGITGFVGELTLHPFNSKNMFIQALFIPVNFFLESVALLAKPISLALRLFGNMYAGEMIFILIALMFSGGIALALLGGVLQWAWAVFHILVITLQAFIFMMLTIVYLSMAHEDH, encoded by the coding sequence ATGGCAACTGATGCTACTGGTTACATCAAACACCACCTTACCAATCTGACATACGGCGAGTTACCAGCAGGTTACGAGCGCGTACAAGCAGATGGTTCGATTGTGGAGTTGACTGAAGCGACTTGGACTTTAGCTCATGGCGGGCAAGAAGCCGCTGACATGGGTTTTTGGGCATTTCATGTGGATTCATTAGGTTGGTCTGCAGGTTTGGCCTTACTATTGATGTTTATTTTTGGCCGTGCTGCTAAAAAAGCATCAACAGATACCCCAAGTGGTCTGCAAAGCTTTGTTGAATTGTTATTAGAGTTTATCAATAACACTGTTAAAGAAGCGTTCCACGGCAGCAGTAAGTTGGTAGCACCTTTAGCGCTGACTATCTTCGCTTGGGTATTCATGATGAACGCAATGGATTTGATTCCGGTTGACGTTCTACCGACTATCTTTGGAGCATTCGGTGTTCACTTCATGAAGGTTGTCCCTTCTACTGATGTAAACATTACTTTAGGTATGTCGATCACTGTATTCGTACTAATGATCTTCTACAGCATCAAAATCAAAGGCATTACTGGCTTTGTTGGCGAGTTAACGCTTCATCCGTTTAACTCGAAAAACATGTTCATTCAGGCATTATTTATTCCTGTGAACTTCTTCTTGGAATCTGTTGCTCTACTGGCTAAGCCTATCTCACTAGCTCTTCGTTTGTTCGGAAACATGTATGCAGGGGAGATGATCTTCATCTTAATCGCATTAATGTTCTCTGGCGGTATAGCGTTGGCTCTATTGGGTGGTGTCTTACAATGGGCTTGGGCAGTATTCCATATTCTAGTGATCACACTGCAAGCGTTCATTTTCATGATGTTAACCATCGTGTATTTGAGCATGGCGCACGAAGATCATTAA
- the gidB gene encoding Putative methyltransferase (Glucose-inhibited division protein B), with product MANYSSAISAGATQMCVTLSDQQLELLVEYLELFIKWNKAYNLSAIRDPEQMIPLHLLDSLIVHSYIQAVDNIIDVGTGPGLPGIVLAIMNPEKKFTLLDSNGKKTRFLFQAKLALKLDNVTIINERVEAYQPEQGFDMIVSRAFASITDMTYWCTHLLAENGIFLAMKGIYPTEEFAAVADKYELIESHELNVPGVDGERHLLAFKPK from the coding sequence ATGGCTAATTATTCTTCAGCAATTTCAGCGGGCGCGACCCAAATGTGCGTCACTCTTAGTGATCAGCAACTTGAACTATTGGTGGAATACCTAGAATTATTCATTAAATGGAATAAAGCCTATAACTTGTCAGCGATTCGTGATCCTGAGCAAATGATTCCGCTGCACCTTCTAGATAGCCTTATCGTTCATTCTTATATCCAAGCGGTGGATAACATTATCGATGTAGGTACAGGTCCCGGCTTACCGGGTATCGTGCTTGCAATCATGAACCCTGAAAAGAAGTTCACTTTATTAGACAGTAACGGCAAGAAAACTCGTTTTTTGTTTCAAGCAAAACTCGCCTTGAAGCTAGATAACGTCACCATTATCAATGAACGAGTTGAAGCCTATCAACCTGAGCAAGGTTTCGATATGATCGTATCTCGCGCTTTTGCTTCCATTACCGATATGACATATTGGTGCACGCATTTGTTAGCGGAAAATGGCATATTCTTAGCGATGAAAGGTATATATCCAACGGAAGAATTTGCAGCGGTAGCGGATAAATATGAGCTAATTGAAAGCCACGAATTAAACGTTCCTGGAGTTGACGGCGAACGTCACCTTTTAGCCTTTAAACCAAAATAA
- the atpH gene encoding ATP synthase F1, delta subunit has translation MAELTTLARPYAKAAFAEAVEQNALVQWSDMLSTATQFAADDSVAKILVHPSLTAKQQATALTDLCGDKLNQAGKNFLMILGENKRLTLLPEIVEAFEELKAAQEHAIDVTVTSAFELTDAQQETLSLALKNKLQCDVRLTGEVDLSLVGGAIIRAGDLVIDGSVRGKLAKLAEAMDT, from the coding sequence ATGGCTGAATTAACCACTCTTGCGCGGCCTTATGCCAAAGCAGCTTTTGCTGAAGCAGTAGAACAGAATGCATTAGTACAATGGTCTGACATGTTATCGACTGCGACTCAGTTCGCAGCCGATGACTCGGTCGCTAAAATACTAGTACATCCGTCTCTTACTGCTAAGCAACAAGCTACGGCATTAACCGACTTGTGCGGTGACAAGTTAAATCAGGCAGGAAAAAATTTCCTGATGATTCTAGGCGAAAATAAACGTCTAACTTTGTTACCAGAAATTGTTGAAGCCTTTGAAGAATTAAAAGCAGCACAGGAACACGCAATTGACGTGACTGTAACCTCTGCTTTTGAACTAACAGACGCACAACAAGAAACATTGTCTCTAGCACTGAAAAATAAATTACAGTGCGACGTACGTTTAACAGGCGAGGTTGACCTTTCATTGGTTGGCGGCGCTATTATTCGTGCTGGAGACTTAGTCATCGACGGATCTGTTCGCGGTAAGCTAGCCAAGCTAGCCGAAGCAATGGACACCTAG
- the atpI gene encoding ATP synthase F0, I subunit: MQFSLSIIIALFALIHSFEAGYSALLGGLTCAVPSGYFIWRAFKYSGARSVDQVVQSFYQGQSWKFVLTAMSFAVIFSRVDPLNPWALFGAFITVQFSHVMAARIAKL, translated from the coding sequence ATGCAGTTTTCTTTAAGTATAATCATCGCGTTGTTTGCGTTGATTCATAGCTTTGAAGCCGGTTATTCAGCCTTGTTAGGGGGTTTAACCTGTGCAGTACCAAGTGGTTATTTCATTTGGCGCGCATTTAAGTACAGCGGTGCACGATCTGTTGATCAAGTTGTGCAATCGTTTTATCAAGGGCAGTCGTGGAAATTTGTTCTCACCGCAATGAGTTTTGCAGTGATCTTTTCACGAGTAGATCCTTTGAATCCCTGGGCATTGTTTGGGGCGTTCATCACGGTGCAGTTTAGCCATGTGATGGCAGCAAGAATTGCGAAGCTTTGA
- the ylaD gene encoding Maltose O-acetyltransferase codes for MVIHTAADQNLEQDQLITERMKMRSGQSFNSLDIELRLLREKARLACGKYNAHPSKGNFKHISRLFNKLSTAVIEPGFQCDYGGQISLGSNFYANFNCVMLDSAAITIGDDVMLGPGVHIYTVDHPRDAQARRAGGCNAQPVTIGDGAWIGGGAKILPGVTIGENALIGANVVVSKDVPAETRFLG; via the coding sequence ATGGTTATACACACTGCGGCTGATCAAAATTTAGAACAAGATCAGCTGATAACTGAGCGCATGAAAATGCGCTCAGGCCAGTCTTTTAATAGTCTCGATATCGAATTGAGACTATTACGTGAAAAAGCCCGCCTTGCCTGTGGCAAATATAACGCTCATCCGAGCAAAGGCAATTTCAAACACATCAGTCGTTTATTCAACAAGTTATCCACAGCAGTAATTGAACCCGGTTTTCAGTGTGATTATGGTGGCCAGATATCTCTTGGCAGTAATTTTTACGCCAACTTTAACTGTGTGATGCTTGATAGTGCTGCAATCACTATAGGTGATGACGTTATGCTGGGGCCGGGTGTTCATATCTATACTGTGGATCATCCACGTGATGCTCAAGCGCGAAGAGCAGGCGGCTGTAACGCTCAACCCGTGACTATTGGTGATGGGGCTTGGATTGGTGGCGGAGCAAAGATTCTGCCGGGCGTAACGATTGGTGAAAATGCTCTTATCGGTGCAAACGTTGTTGTGAGCAAAGACGTACCTGCTGAGACTCGCTTTTTAGGTTAA
- the parB gene encoding chromosome-partitioning protein, translating into MSKKRGLGRGLDALLGDALAHNKSATDAASTTEVQEVSIQPSVVEADSQVGGIKHMPVEFIQPGQYQPRKDMHQEALEELAASIKAQGLMQPIVIRPLSNKESTKDSGSASDTTARYEIIAGERRWRATQLAGFDTVPVIIRDVPDDAAIAMALIENIQRENLNSMEEAQALYRLQQEFELTQQEVGDAVGKSRATVANLLRLMQLNDDVKIMLERGDIEMGHAKALLGLQALKQSEAARHVVAKDMTVRQTEAYVRNVQEEANTGVEGKEKARPNPDIQRLERTLGERLGANVAIQHSAKGKGKLVINYSNLDELDGILAHIQ; encoded by the coding sequence ATGTCAAAGAAACGTGGCCTAGGTCGTGGCCTCGATGCATTATTAGGTGATGCATTAGCGCACAATAAATCTGCAACGGATGCAGCCAGTACTACTGAAGTGCAGGAAGTGAGCATTCAGCCCAGTGTGGTTGAAGCTGACTCGCAAGTGGGGGGGATTAAGCACATGCCGGTTGAATTTATTCAGCCAGGCCAATACCAACCGCGTAAAGACATGCATCAAGAAGCTTTAGAAGAGCTTGCGGCTTCTATTAAAGCTCAAGGCTTAATGCAGCCAATCGTTATTCGTCCACTCTCTAATAAAGAGTCTACTAAAGATTCCGGTAGTGCTTCTGACACAACTGCGCGTTATGAAATCATAGCGGGTGAACGTCGCTGGCGTGCAACACAGCTTGCGGGTTTCGATACGGTTCCTGTGATTATTCGTGATGTGCCAGACGATGCGGCCATTGCGATGGCCTTGATTGAAAACATCCAGCGCGAAAACCTGAATTCAATGGAAGAAGCGCAAGCGCTATACCGTTTACAGCAGGAGTTTGAATTGACTCAGCAAGAGGTCGGTGATGCGGTAGGTAAGTCTCGTGCCACTGTCGCCAATTTATTGCGTTTAATGCAGCTCAATGACGATGTGAAAATTATGCTAGAGCGTGGTGATATCGAAATGGGCCATGCGAAGGCACTATTAGGTCTACAAGCGTTAAAGCAAAGTGAAGCCGCACGGCATGTTGTTGCGAAAGATATGACAGTACGCCAAACCGAAGCGTATGTACGTAATGTGCAAGAAGAAGCCAATACTGGAGTGGAGGGGAAAGAAAAAGCCCGCCCTAATCCGGATATTCAGCGTTTAGAACGTACGTTAGGTGAACGCTTAGGGGCTAATGTTGCCATCCAACACTCAGCTAAAGGCAAAGGTAAACTGGTTATTAACTACAGTAATCTAGATGAGTTGGACGGAATTTTAGCGCATATTCAATAG
- the atpA2 gene encoding ATP synthase F1, alpha subunit has translation MQQLNPSEISEIIKKRIDNLDVTSQAQNEGTVVSVFDGIVRIHGLADVMYGEMIEFEGGIYGLALNLERDSVGAVVLGDYKSIAEGQTAKCTGRILEVPVGEALLGRVVDALGTPIDGKGPIEAKRTAPVERVAPGVISRQGVDQPLETGYKSVDSMVPVGRGQRELIIGDRQTGKSAMAIDAIINQKGTGVKCVYVAIGQKQSSIANVVRKLEEHGAMEHTIIVAAGASDPASMLYLAPYSGCAMGEYFLDQGEDALIVYDDLTKQAWAYRQISLLLKRPPGREAYPGDVFYLHSRLLERACRVNPTYVERISGVEGKTGSLTALPIIETQGGDVSAFVPTNVISITDGQIFLETSLFNSGIRPAMNAGVSVSRVGGAAQTKIIKKLGGGIRLALAQYRELAAFAQFASDLDDATRAQLEFGQRVTELMKQKQYAPMSTGEMGLSIFAATEGFLDDVEVNKIGDFEAALISYANSEFADLMAQINVKGDYSKDIAASLKELVEKFKSTQAW, from the coding sequence ATGCAGCAACTGAATCCATCTGAGATCAGCGAAATCATTAAGAAGCGCATCGATAACCTCGATGTTACTTCCCAAGCCCAGAATGAGGGCACCGTTGTATCAGTATTTGACGGTATCGTTCGTATCCATGGTCTTGCCGACGTAATGTACGGTGAGATGATAGAATTTGAAGGCGGTATATACGGTCTTGCGCTTAACTTAGAGCGTGACTCTGTAGGTGCTGTAGTCCTAGGTGACTACAAAAGCATCGCAGAAGGCCAAACTGCCAAATGTACCGGCCGTATTCTTGAAGTACCAGTAGGCGAAGCTTTGCTTGGCCGCGTTGTAGACGCACTGGGTACTCCAATTGACGGTAAAGGTCCGATTGAAGCGAAAAGAACTGCTCCTGTTGAACGTGTTGCACCTGGTGTAATTTCACGTCAAGGCGTAGATCAGCCGCTTGAAACTGGTTATAAATCTGTAGATTCCATGGTGCCGGTTGGCCGTGGTCAGCGCGAGCTGATCATTGGTGACCGTCAGACTGGTAAATCTGCAATGGCTATCGACGCCATTATTAACCAGAAAGGCACCGGTGTTAAATGTGTATATGTTGCAATCGGCCAGAAGCAATCTTCTATCGCGAACGTTGTTCGTAAGTTAGAAGAGCACGGCGCGATGGAACACACTATTATCGTAGCCGCAGGCGCGTCTGATCCAGCATCTATGCTGTATCTTGCACCGTACTCTGGTTGTGCGATGGGTGAATACTTCCTAGATCAAGGCGAAGACGCCTTGATCGTATATGATGATTTAACCAAGCAAGCTTGGGCTTATCGTCAGATATCTCTATTGTTGAAACGTCCTCCGGGTCGTGAAGCATACCCTGGTGATGTTTTCTATCTTCACTCGCGTCTATTGGAACGCGCATGTCGTGTAAATCCTACGTACGTTGAGAGAATTAGTGGCGTTGAAGGAAAAACCGGTTCTTTAACCGCTCTTCCTATCATCGAAACACAGGGCGGAGACGTTTCTGCTTTCGTACCGACTAACGTAATTTCGATTACTGATGGTCAGATCTTCCTTGAAACAAGCCTGTTCAACTCTGGTATTCGTCCAGCGATGAACGCCGGTGTTTCTGTTTCTCGTGTTGGTGGTGCAGCGCAAACAAAGATTATTAAGAAGTTAGGCGGTGGTATTCGTCTTGCTTTGGCTCAGTACCGTGAACTAGCAGCATTTGCTCAGTTTGCTTCTGACCTTGACGATGCTACTCGTGCTCAACTTGAGTTCGGTCAGCGCGTTACAGAGTTAATGAAGCAGAAGCAATATGCACCTATGTCTACTGGTGAAATGGGTCTGTCGATTTTTGCTGCTACTGAAGGCTTCCTAGACGACGTTGAAGTAAACAAAATTGGTGATTTTGAAGCCGCATTGATCTCTTACGCTAACAGCGAATTCGCTGATTTAATGGCTCAGATCAATGTTAAAGGCGACTACAGCAAAGATATTGCTGCAAGTCTTAAAGAGTTAGTTGAGAAATTCAAGTCTACTCAAGCCTGGTAA